The Melitaea cinxia chromosome 24, ilMelCinx1.1, whole genome shotgun sequence genome window below encodes:
- the LOC123665775 gene encoding probable 26S proteasome non-ATPase regulatory subunit 9, with product MIEKGKMICHDVNKPENDESHMIKMSEKELPQNGDIVENNLIVEIEGSKERKVNEKNLSIETENNAVYPYGAGDEYLLFFQEDDLSEKRLSDDVFELSRIAKYLRGESDSDEDWINDKRVFATVGFVESGSPADEAGLRRNDQLIQFGYLSATNFNNIHQVQKVSRSSIYRPLPIKVKRGEEELKLVVTPRAWEKEGLVGCQIIRCLF from the exons ATGATTGAAAAGGGGAAAATGATATGCCACGACGTGAATAAACCAGAAAATGACGAAAGTCACATGATAAAAATGTCAGAGAAAGAATTACCGCAGAATGGTGATATCGTCGAAAACAATTTAATTGTGGAAATTGAGGGTTCTAAAGAGCGTaaggtcaacgaaaaaaatcTTAGCATTGAAACCGAAAACAACGCGGTTTATC cGTATGGAGCGGGTGATGAGTATTTACTATTCTTTCAAGAGGATGATCTGAGTGAAAAAAGGCTCAGTGATGACGTCTTTGAGCTCAGTCGCATTGCCAAGTACCTCCGTGGCGAATCCGACAGCGATGAAGACTGGATTAACGATAAAAGGGTCTTTGCTACTGTGGGCTTTGTTGAATCCGGTTCGCCAGCTGATGAGGCG ggTCTGCGTAGAAATGATCAGCTGATCCAATTCGGTTACCTGTCCGCCACAAACTTCAATAATATTCATCAAGTGCAGAAGGTCTCTAGAAGCAGTATCTATCGACCTCTGCCGATTAAAGTCAAACGGGGCGAAGAAGAGCTTAAGCTTGTGGTCACTCCACGGGCCTGGGAAAAGGAGGGGCTGGTTGGCTGCCAGATTATAAGGTGTCTCTTTTAG